A window from Microbacterium ginsengiterrae encodes these proteins:
- a CDS encoding YbaK/EbsC family protein produces the protein MSDPLDRVREAAASRGLSVELRERPAARSLHEAAEKLGIPASGIVKTLVVKRSDDTYLFALIPGGRSISWPKLRAVVGVNRLRLPEAELALAATGYERGTIVPIGSTTDWPVYADESIVGQRIAMGAGAHGYSLFVDADDLIAAYGATVADISVPEA, from the coding sequence GTGAGCGATCCGCTCGATCGGGTCCGGGAGGCTGCCGCCTCCCGCGGCCTGTCCGTCGAGCTCCGTGAGCGCCCTGCGGCGCGCAGCCTTCACGAGGCCGCGGAGAAACTCGGCATCCCGGCATCAGGGATCGTGAAGACGCTCGTCGTCAAGCGCTCGGACGACACCTATCTGTTCGCGCTCATCCCGGGCGGTCGGTCCATCTCCTGGCCGAAGCTGCGCGCGGTCGTCGGCGTGAACCGGCTCCGCTTGCCCGAGGCCGAGCTCGCCCTTGCCGCGACGGGCTACGAACGCGGGACGATCGTGCCGATCGGGAGCACAACGGACTGGCCCGTATACGCCGATGAGTCGATCGTCGGTCAGCGCATCGCGATGGGCGCCGGTGCGCACGGATACAGCCTCTTCGTCGACGCCGACGACCTCATCGCGGCCTATGGTGCGACGGTCGCCGACATCTCCGTGCCTGAGGCCTGA
- a CDS encoding DNA helicase, which produces MSLTRKRKKELRRLQNDATELWEHQQQLVGHAAGIAREASRQLGNVGREQVLPVVQDAYERNVAPTVNRGLKFGRHVVDDKVVPIVGGVVGSALTAWDVANAKRQGLTVSNGRIVKKKQGPGLGSIVAIILGAAAAAGVLYAAWQALRTDDELWVADDPLAAPDA; this is translated from the coding sequence GTGAGCCTCACCCGCAAGCGCAAGAAAGAACTGCGCCGTCTGCAGAACGACGCCACCGAGCTCTGGGAGCACCAGCAGCAGCTCGTCGGTCATGCCGCCGGCATCGCTCGTGAGGCGAGCCGCCAGCTCGGCAACGTCGGGCGCGAGCAGGTCCTTCCTGTGGTGCAGGACGCGTACGAGCGCAACGTCGCCCCGACCGTGAACCGTGGTCTGAAGTTCGGCCGCCACGTCGTGGACGACAAGGTCGTCCCGATCGTCGGCGGTGTCGTCGGCAGTGCACTGACCGCCTGGGACGTGGCGAACGCCAAGCGTCAGGGCCTGACGGTCTCCAACGGGCGCATCGTGAAGAAGAAGCAGGGCCCCGGTCTCGGCTCGATCGTCGCGATCATCCTCGGCGCAGCGGCAGCAGCCGGTGTCCTCTACGCCGCATGGCAGGCGCTGCGCACGGACGACGAGCTCTGGGTCGCGGACGACCCGCTGGCCGCGCCCGACGCGTGA
- a CDS encoding peptidylprolyl isomerase, with the protein MPQHSHVATLHTNHGDIVVNLFGDHAPKTVENFVGLSDGSKAWTDPATGKPGEGALYSDVIFHRIIPNFMIQGGDPLGQGVGGPGYNFNDEIHPELNFNEPYVLAMANAGLRRNAITGQAEGTNGSQFFITTDPTPWLMGKHTIFGVVADDASKKVVDEIGAVPTGAGDRPIDPVILHSVDIAAV; encoded by the coding sequence ATGCCTCAGCACTCTCATGTCGCGACCCTGCACACCAACCACGGCGACATCGTCGTCAACCTCTTCGGCGACCACGCCCCCAAGACGGTGGAGAACTTCGTCGGTCTCTCCGACGGCTCCAAGGCGTGGACCGACCCCGCCACCGGAAAGCCCGGCGAGGGCGCGCTCTACTCCGACGTCATCTTCCACCGCATCATCCCCAACTTCATGATCCAGGGCGGCGACCCGCTCGGTCAGGGCGTCGGCGGTCCCGGTTACAACTTCAACGACGAGATCCACCCCGAGCTGAACTTCAACGAGCCCTACGTGCTCGCGATGGCCAACGCCGGTCTGCGCCGCAACGCGATCACCGGCCAGGCCGAGGGCACCAACGGTTCGCAGTTCTTCATCACCACCGACCCGACGCCGTGGCTCATGGGCAAGCACACCATCTTCGGTGTCGTCGCCGATGACGCCTCGAAGAAGGTCGTCGACGAGATCGGCGCCGTTCCCACCGGAGCCGGCGACCGCCCGATCGACCCCGTGATCCTGCACTCGGTCGACATCGCCGCCGTCTGA
- a CDS encoding rhomboid family intramembrane serine protease, protein MTSPEFASNRDNFCYRHPDRQSFVLCQRCMRTICPECQTQAAVGVICPECMAAERKNRTPAQKRAERRWGRRSTAVAAPVQSGKPVVTYGIMAVTGFVGLLQLVPGLDITRMFLFAAAYLFPDLSGLPFQPWRLLTAALVHGGIWHLGLNMLALWMLGRSLEPMLGRWRFLALYLFGAVGGSVAVAIISPGTPTVGASGAVFGLFGALLVIGLHMGANMTGLFVLLGVNLVVGFIPGFNIAWQAHIGGAAVGALVGLIILRTRGRSRRTWQILLLVALAAVLLTAAFVVPPLLLLA, encoded by the coding sequence ATGACGTCTCCTGAGTTCGCGAGCAACCGCGACAACTTCTGCTATCGCCATCCGGATCGGCAGAGCTTCGTGCTCTGTCAACGGTGCATGCGCACCATCTGCCCCGAGTGCCAGACCCAGGCCGCGGTCGGCGTCATCTGCCCCGAGTGCATGGCGGCGGAGCGCAAGAACCGCACCCCCGCGCAGAAGCGGGCCGAGCGCCGATGGGGTCGCCGCTCCACCGCGGTCGCCGCACCCGTGCAGTCCGGTAAGCCCGTGGTCACCTACGGCATCATGGCCGTCACCGGATTCGTCGGCCTGTTGCAGCTCGTCCCCGGTCTCGACATCACACGGATGTTCCTGTTCGCCGCGGCGTACCTGTTCCCCGACCTGTCAGGGTTGCCGTTCCAGCCGTGGCGCCTGCTCACCGCGGCGCTCGTCCACGGCGGCATCTGGCATCTCGGTCTGAACATGCTCGCCCTGTGGATGCTGGGCAGAAGCCTCGAACCGATGCTCGGCCGCTGGCGCTTCCTCGCGCTGTACCTGTTCGGTGCGGTCGGGGGCTCGGTGGCGGTGGCGATCATCTCCCCCGGCACCCCCACGGTGGGGGCCTCCGGTGCCGTGTTCGGGCTCTTCGGTGCCCTGCTGGTGATCGGCCTGCACATGGGCGCCAACATGACGGGCCTGTTCGTCCTGCTGGGCGTCAACCTCGTCGTCGGGTTCATCCCCGGCTTCAACATCGCGTGGCAGGCGCACATCGGCGGTGCCGCTGTCGGTGCCCTGGTCGGACTCATCATCCTCCGGACCCGCGGGCGGTCCCGCCGCACATGGCAGATCCTCCTCCTCGTCGCGCTCGCCGCGGTCCTGCTCACCGCGGCCTTCGTGGTGCCGCCGCTCCTGCTGCTCGCCTGA
- a CDS encoding cell division protein CrgA yields MARDRKSEEPLVERAEGEAAPNPVWFKPVMLGFMLLGLVWILVFYISGMQFPIPGIESWNLAIGLGIALIGFLMTTRWR; encoded by the coding sequence ATGGCACGAGACCGTAAGAGCGAAGAGCCCCTCGTCGAACGCGCAGAGGGCGAAGCGGCCCCGAACCCGGTGTGGTTCAAGCCGGTCATGCTCGGCTTCATGCTCCTGGGTCTCGTGTGGATCCTCGTCTTCTACATCTCCGGTATGCAGTTCCCGATCCCCGGCATCGAGTCGTGGAACCTCGCCATCGGTCTCGGCATCGCGCTCATCGGCTTCCTCATGACGACGCGCTGGCGTTAG
- a CDS encoding class E sortase translates to MTASATQPTRRERRRRPRSRATFFSVLGELLLTAGVLVMLFVAWQMWIGDIIISAQSNSEGQAVSREWAQLPAPPPPPAVEEEDGVVWYEPPLLEHPENGMKFAQMLIPRFGSDYNVAIAGGTTRPATLDNGWIGVYDQSVMPGQVGNFSMAGHRTTWGFPLNRIDKLRLNDAIVVETPEGWYTYRFRTLEYVTPDSVDVLLDVPQVPGAATGERYMTLTACSPLYSLAERIVGYSVFEGFQPRAEGPPESLAPVDDVASPSW, encoded by the coding sequence ATGACTGCATCCGCCACGCAGCCGACCCGGCGCGAACGTCGCCGGCGCCCCCGTTCCCGAGCGACGTTCTTCAGCGTGCTCGGAGAGCTCCTGCTGACCGCCGGCGTGCTGGTCATGCTGTTCGTGGCGTGGCAGATGTGGATCGGCGACATCATCATCAGCGCGCAGAGCAACAGCGAGGGTCAGGCGGTGTCCAGGGAGTGGGCGCAGCTTCCCGCGCCCCCGCCGCCGCCCGCCGTCGAAGAGGAGGACGGAGTGGTCTGGTACGAGCCGCCGCTCCTCGAGCATCCGGAGAACGGCATGAAGTTCGCGCAGATGCTCATCCCCCGCTTCGGCTCCGACTACAACGTCGCCATCGCCGGTGGCACGACCCGCCCCGCCACGCTCGACAACGGCTGGATCGGCGTCTACGACCAGTCCGTCATGCCGGGTCAGGTGGGCAACTTCTCCATGGCCGGCCACCGCACCACGTGGGGCTTCCCGCTCAACCGCATCGACAAGCTGCGGCTGAACGACGCGATCGTCGTGGAGACCCCTGAGGGCTGGTACACGTATCGGTTCCGGACCCTCGAGTACGTCACACCGGACTCCGTCGACGTGCTGCTCGACGTGCCGCAGGTGCCGGGGGCCGCAACCGGGGAGCGCTACATGACCCTCACCGCCTGCTCGCCGCTGTACTCGCTCGCAGAGCGTATCGTCGGGTACTCGGTGTTCGAGGGCTTCCAGCCCCGCGCCGAAGGCCCGCCGGAGTCCCTCGCCCCCGTCGACGACGTCGCTTCCCCGTCCTGGTAG
- a CDS encoding anthranilate synthase component II: MSTRVLVVDNHDSFVHTLTGYLRELGARVELIEADAADAAGLGRMIPAHDAVMLSPGPGRPRDAGASVDVALLCAELGTPLLGVCLGHQAIGAAFGAEVSEAPELMHGMVSVVEHDGSALFDGIPSRFEVGRYHSLALAESDLPEEVGVTARTESGTVMAIAHRSLPIHGVQFHPESVLTPHGYRLLANWLAGVGDERAVAAAAGRHPLDVPAEGGYSPVQ, translated from the coding sequence GTGAGCACGCGCGTGCTCGTGGTCGACAACCACGACAGCTTCGTGCACACGCTGACCGGGTACCTCCGGGAGCTCGGGGCGCGGGTGGAGCTGATCGAGGCCGATGCCGCGGACGCGGCGGGCTTGGGCCGGATGATCCCGGCACACGACGCGGTCATGCTCTCCCCCGGCCCTGGACGGCCGAGGGATGCCGGGGCATCCGTGGACGTCGCCTTGCTGTGCGCCGAACTCGGCACACCGCTGCTGGGAGTCTGCCTCGGGCATCAGGCCATCGGCGCCGCGTTCGGGGCCGAGGTCTCCGAGGCGCCGGAGCTCATGCACGGGATGGTGTCGGTGGTCGAACATGACGGATCGGCCCTGTTCGACGGCATCCCCTCCCGGTTCGAGGTCGGGCGCTATCACTCCCTCGCGCTGGCGGAGTCGGATCTCCCGGAGGAGGTCGGGGTCACGGCGCGCACGGAATCAGGGACGGTCATGGCGATCGCGCATCGTTCGCTTCCGATCCACGGCGTGCAGTTCCATCCGGAGAGCGTGCTGACGCCGCACGGCTACCGCCTCCTGGCGAACTGGCTCGCCGGCGTCGGCGACGAGCGTGCGGTGGCAGCGGCCGCGGGGCGTCATCCCCTCGATGTGCCGGCTGAGGGCGGCTATTCGCCCGTGCAGTAA
- the pknB gene encoding Stk1 family PASTA domain-containing Ser/Thr kinase, with protein MTSEPRIIAERYRVDDLIGHGGMAKVYRGYDLTLGRDVAIKILDPDLARDTAFRTRFRLEAQSASRMSHPSIVRVFDAGDPASTEAGPGGAREPYIVMELVTGRVLKDIIAEGPVPVDDAIRYVDGILEALDYSHRAGVVHRDIKPGNVMITDKGQVKVMDFGIARAVSDSSSTVAETTQILGTAAYFSPEQAKGEPVDARADLYSTGVVLYELLTGRQPFRGESPVAVAYQHVSEAPVAPTEVNENAPGALDPVVLRALAKDPYQRYPDAASFRLALDTAVSGKAPTKRQLGALTSELYGASPRQAQETARSLRQLSTDTTMTRTQAGPPVAWIWAGVALLAVLLISVLLWVILMPRGEQAPASAREVPDLVDVSYERAQADLLELDLQSTIVYESSADITEDNVIRTDPEAGQSVKVGERVTLYVSTGAETVAVPDLVGLSQSAAKDALNAVGLELGSVIQRNDPDSAADTVLEVSNVREGDEVAPKTVVNVVVASGRVTLPDVTGWTLDAAMAKLDELGLNGIQTETADCPATTPATVSSMSAAPGDVGVHSDVELRYCTGE; from the coding sequence GTGACATCAGAGCCGCGCATCATCGCTGAGCGATACCGCGTGGACGACCTCATCGGCCACGGTGGCATGGCCAAGGTGTACCGCGGCTACGACCTCACCCTCGGACGCGACGTCGCCATCAAGATCCTCGATCCCGACCTCGCCCGCGACACCGCATTCCGCACCCGGTTCCGCCTCGAGGCACAGTCGGCCTCGCGCATGTCGCATCCTTCGATCGTGCGCGTGTTCGACGCGGGTGACCCGGCCTCCACGGAGGCAGGGCCCGGCGGTGCGCGCGAACCGTACATCGTCATGGAGCTCGTCACAGGGCGCGTGCTCAAGGACATCATCGCCGAGGGCCCTGTGCCGGTGGACGACGCGATCCGCTACGTCGACGGCATCCTCGAGGCACTCGACTACTCGCACCGGGCCGGTGTCGTGCACAGGGACATCAAACCCGGCAACGTCATGATCACCGACAAGGGCCAGGTCAAGGTCATGGATTTCGGGATCGCGCGCGCGGTGTCGGACTCCTCGTCGACGGTCGCCGAGACGACGCAGATCCTCGGAACGGCCGCGTACTTCTCGCCGGAGCAGGCCAAGGGCGAACCGGTCGACGCCAGAGCCGACCTGTACTCCACGGGTGTGGTGCTCTACGAACTGCTCACCGGGCGTCAGCCGTTCCGCGGCGAGTCGCCCGTCGCGGTGGCCTACCAGCACGTCAGCGAGGCACCGGTCGCGCCGACCGAGGTGAACGAGAACGCCCCCGGTGCTCTGGACCCCGTCGTGCTGCGTGCGCTGGCGAAGGACCCGTATCAGCGGTACCCGGATGCCGCGAGCTTCCGCCTCGCGCTCGACACCGCCGTCTCCGGCAAGGCACCGACCAAGAGACAGCTGGGTGCGCTGACGAGCGAGTTGTACGGGGCGAGCCCCCGTCAGGCGCAGGAGACGGCGCGGTCGCTGCGCCAGCTCAGCACGGACACGACCATGACCCGCACGCAGGCCGGCCCACCGGTGGCCTGGATCTGGGCGGGTGTGGCGCTCCTCGCCGTCCTGCTGATCTCCGTGCTGCTGTGGGTGATCCTCATGCCGCGTGGCGAACAGGCACCGGCATCCGCCCGTGAGGTCCCCGACCTCGTGGACGTGTCGTACGAACGCGCCCAGGCCGACCTGCTGGAACTCGATCTGCAGTCGACGATCGTGTACGAGTCCAGCGCCGACATCACCGAGGACAACGTCATCCGCACCGACCCCGAGGCCGGACAGTCTGTGAAGGTCGGCGAGCGGGTCACGTTGTACGTGTCGACCGGTGCGGAGACCGTCGCCGTCCCCGATCTCGTCGGTCTCTCCCAGTCCGCCGCGAAGGACGCGCTCAACGCCGTCGGGTTGGAACTGGGCAGCGTGATCCAGCGCAACGACCCTGACAGCGCCGCCGACACGGTCCTCGAGGTCTCCAACGTCCGCGAGGGCGATGAGGTCGCCCCCAAGACCGTGGTGAACGTCGTGGTCGCCAGCGGACGGGTGACGCTGCCCGACGTCACCGGCTGGACGCTGGATGCCGCGATGGCGAAGCTCGACGAGCTCGGCCTGAACGGGATCCAGACGGAGACCGCCGACTGCCCGGCCACCACGCCGGCGACCGTCTCGTCGATGTCCGCGGCTCCCGGCGATGTCGGCGTGCACTCCGACGTCGAGCTGCGTTACTGCACGGGCGAATAG
- a CDS encoding protein kinase domain-containing protein — protein MRPTQGVSFGGRYELQSRIAIGGMGEVWEATDHVIGRTVAIKILKDEYMGDPGFLERFRAEARHAALVNHEGIASVFDYGEENGSAFLVMELVPGEALSTILERDGALSSDKTLDIVAQTASALQAAHAAGLVHRDIKPGNLLITPDGRVKITDFGIARIADQVPLTATGQVMGTVQYLSPEQASGHPASPATDTYSLGIVAYESLAGKRPFTGESQVAIAMAQINEQPPPLPPTVPIPVQNLVMAMIAKKPADRPSSSATVARAAQALRRGDLNSAAIAVPAIATGGVAGDDATRILTTGDDGTTRILPTTAQVPTEEPVEGEAAKKKRSPWTWPLIALIALLVIVLGGTLFTLLNPGEPEPAPTTASATPTPTPTPTPEPTPEPTRISVDSLGLVGLSCDDAMARATEAGLSPVCQTGSTAAPSDEQVGTVESVNPRGDLEQGASITLTLYADRVQIGAPQNAPTITGDPVTGTTVTLNWTNFTCPSGTGNLSGYNVNITNATFSDGSTTRTFDPGTRSADITLGGEGLTATATYTAMCSGGGSDQRESGPSPQMSVPIVAAENQDETPPEDGEG, from the coding sequence ATGAGGCCGACGCAGGGTGTGTCGTTCGGTGGGCGATACGAGCTTCAGTCGCGGATCGCGATCGGTGGCATGGGTGAGGTCTGGGAGGCCACAGACCATGTCATCGGGCGGACCGTCGCGATCAAGATCCTCAAAGACGAGTACATGGGCGACCCCGGGTTCCTCGAGCGCTTCCGCGCAGAGGCCCGTCACGCCGCACTCGTCAACCACGAGGGCATCGCCAGCGTGTTCGACTACGGCGAGGAGAACGGCAGCGCCTTCCTCGTCATGGAACTCGTCCCCGGCGAGGCGCTGTCGACGATCCTCGAGCGCGACGGCGCGCTGAGCTCCGACAAGACGCTCGACATCGTCGCTCAGACGGCGTCCGCACTGCAGGCGGCACACGCCGCCGGTCTCGTGCACCGCGACATCAAGCCGGGCAACCTTCTCATCACCCCCGACGGCCGGGTGAAGATCACCGACTTCGGCATCGCCCGCATCGCCGACCAGGTGCCGCTGACGGCCACCGGTCAGGTCATGGGCACGGTGCAGTACCTCTCCCCCGAGCAGGCCTCGGGGCACCCGGCATCGCCGGCGACCGACACCTACTCGCTGGGAATCGTCGCGTACGAGAGCCTCGCGGGCAAGCGCCCCTTCACCGGCGAGTCCCAGGTCGCGATCGCCATGGCGCAGATCAACGAGCAGCCCCCTCCGCTGCCGCCCACCGTGCCGATCCCGGTGCAGAACCTCGTCATGGCGATGATCGCGAAGAAGCCGGCCGACCGGCCGTCATCCTCGGCGACCGTCGCCCGCGCCGCGCAGGCGCTGCGCCGCGGCGACCTGAACTCCGCCGCGATCGCGGTGCCGGCCATCGCGACCGGCGGTGTCGCCGGTGATGACGCCACGCGCATCCTCACCACGGGCGACGACGGTACGACGCGCATCCTGCCGACCACCGCGCAGGTGCCGACCGAAGAGCCCGTCGAGGGCGAGGCGGCCAAGAAGAAGCGCAGCCCGTGGACGTGGCCGCTCATCGCCCTGATCGCTCTCCTCGTCATCGTGCTCGGTGGCACCCTGTTCACACTGCTGAACCCGGGTGAGCCCGAGCCTGCTCCGACCACGGCGAGCGCGACGCCGACACCGACGCCGACGCCCACGCCCGAGCCGACTCCCGAGCCGACGCGCATCAGCGTCGACTCCCTCGGTCTCGTCGGCCTGAGCTGCGATGACGCCATGGCCAGGGCGACCGAGGCCGGGCTCTCGCCCGTGTGCCAGACCGGTTCGACCGCCGCCCCCTCCGATGAGCAGGTCGGCACCGTCGAGTCCGTCAACCCGCGCGGCGACCTCGAGCAGGGTGCATCGATCACGCTGACCCTGTACGCCGACCGCGTGCAGATCGGCGCCCCACAGAACGCTCCGACCATCACCGGCGACCCCGTCACCGGAACGACCGTCACGCTGAACTGGACGAACTTCACCTGCCCGAGCGGCACGGGGAACCTCAGCGGCTACAACGTGAACATCACGAACGCGACCTTCAGCGACGGCAGCACGACCCGGACCTTCGACCCCGGCACCCGCAGCGCGGACATCACGCTGGGCGGCGAGGGCCTCACGGCGACGGCGACGTACACCGCGATGTGCTCCGGCGGCGGCAGCGACCAGCGCGAGTCCGGCCCGTCTCCGCAGATGTCCGTGCCGATCGTCGCGGCCGAGAACCAGGACGAGACCCCGCCGGAGGACGGCGAGGGCTGA
- a CDS encoding peptidoglycan D,D-transpeptidase FtsI family protein has protein sequence MTKEIRRLSIVMLFMFLSLLVATSWIQVVQADQLAQTDHNTRSLMDSYEIQRGAIIAGGTPIASSVAADDEFRYQRVYEDSPMWSDITGFFNPALQSSTGIENALNADLSGTGASAFLSEIERIVSGQPQRGFSVEVTVDPVAQRAAYEALDGLEGAVVALEPSTGRILAMVATPGYDANAIAVHSATQAEEAYNAFDAQKPNPLINAATNEIHPPGSTFKILVAAAAYASGDWTPQSTLPNPARYTLPGSSAQISNASGGTCGPGATVTIADAVKLSCNIPMAELAVELGSQTIFEMAEKFGFNQEFTTPLAVTASSYPRALDDAQTALTGFGQGQVTATAMQVAMISAGLANDGIVMKPRLVDAVIGNDLSTVREYADEELGRAVEAEDADDVTAAMVASVADGAAQGARIDGVAVAGKTGTAENDGDEPYTLWFTGFAPADDPQIAVAVVVDNGGGIGQSGSGDTLAAPIAKKIIEAVLNR, from the coding sequence ATGACCAAGGAGATCCGCCGGCTCAGCATCGTGATGCTGTTCATGTTCCTGTCCCTGCTGGTGGCCACCAGCTGGATCCAGGTGGTCCAGGCCGATCAGCTCGCGCAGACCGACCACAACACGCGATCCCTCATGGACAGCTACGAGATCCAGCGCGGCGCGATCATCGCCGGCGGCACACCGATCGCGTCATCCGTCGCCGCGGATGACGAGTTCCGCTACCAGCGCGTGTACGAGGACTCGCCCATGTGGTCCGACATCACCGGGTTCTTCAACCCCGCGCTGCAGTCGTCCACCGGCATCGAGAACGCCCTGAACGCCGACCTGTCCGGCACCGGCGCCAGTGCCTTCCTCTCAGAGATCGAGCGCATCGTCTCCGGGCAGCCGCAGCGCGGTTTCAGCGTCGAGGTGACGGTGGATCCGGTCGCGCAGCGAGCCGCGTACGAGGCACTGGACGGCCTCGAAGGCGCGGTGGTCGCGCTCGAGCCGTCCACCGGTCGCATCCTCGCGATGGTCGCGACCCCCGGCTACGACGCCAACGCCATCGCCGTCCACAGCGCGACCCAGGCCGAGGAGGCGTACAACGCCTTCGACGCGCAGAAGCCGAACCCGCTCATCAACGCCGCCACGAACGAGATCCACCCCCCTGGTTCGACGTTCAAGATCCTCGTCGCGGCCGCGGCGTACGCCAGCGGCGACTGGACCCCGCAGTCGACGCTCCCGAACCCCGCGCGGTACACACTTCCCGGTTCATCGGCGCAGATCTCCAACGCCTCCGGCGGCACATGCGGACCGGGGGCCACGGTCACGATCGCCGACGCGGTCAAGCTCAGCTGCAACATCCCGATGGCGGAGCTCGCCGTCGAACTCGGCAGCCAGACCATCTTCGAGATGGCCGAGAAGTTCGGCTTCAACCAGGAGTTCACGACGCCCCTGGCGGTCACCGCGTCCAGCTACCCCCGAGCCCTCGACGACGCGCAGACCGCGCTGACCGGGTTCGGCCAGGGACAGGTCACCGCGACGGCCATGCAGGTCGCGATGATCTCGGCCGGACTCGCCAACGACGGCATCGTGATGAAGCCCCGTCTGGTGGATGCCGTGATCGGAAACGACCTGTCGACGGTCCGCGAGTACGCGGACGAGGAGCTGGGTCGCGCGGTCGAGGCCGAGGACGCCGACGACGTGACCGCCGCCATGGTCGCGAGCGTCGCGGACGGCGCAGCGCAGGGTGCAAGAATAGACGGAGTCGCCGTTGCCGGTAAGACGGGAACGGCGGAGAACGACGGCGACGAACCGTACACACTGTGGTTCACCGGCTTCGCGCCGGCGGACGATCCGCAGATCGCTGTGGCGGTCGTCGTCGACAACGGCGGCGGTATTGGACAGTCGGGATCCGGTGACACGCTCGCCGCCCCGATCGCGAAGAAGATCATTGAGGCGGTGCTTAACAGATGA
- a CDS encoding FtsW/RodA/SpoVE family cell cycle protein yields MSTDVAADTSVIKALKRMRLPQTQRNREFWLLLFACAISGAALALVQLGALGLIDPFILFIGGGLAILAFALHFVLRVVASDADPFVLPIATLLTGLGIAMIYRIDIANGYTGWAAFSTKQLAWTAISLAGAIAVVILLRNYRVLFRYTYLFGLAGIVLLLLPFIPGLGATGANADVWVSIGGIFSFQPGEIAKICLAIFFAGYLVRTRESLTSVGKRFLWMTWPRMRELGPVIVVWLISLGIIVIQRDLGTGMLIFGLFIAMLYVATGKTSWVLIGLAMVAVGVFAATQVLAYVRGRFTNWLFAFDFDVVDPLDAGHQLVQGIFGLAHGGLIGTGLGQGRPQITPLAQSDYIIPSLGEELGLIGLFAILCLYMVFVSRGIRIGITGQDDFGKLLATGLSFTIALQVFIMVGGVTRVIPLTGLTTPFLAAGGSSLVANWLIVALLLRISDGVRRQPRVVIG; encoded by the coding sequence ATGAGCACCGACGTCGCCGCCGACACTTCCGTCATCAAGGCCCTCAAGCGGATGCGCCTGCCGCAGACGCAGCGCAACCGCGAGTTCTGGCTGCTGCTGTTCGCCTGCGCGATCAGCGGTGCCGCCCTCGCCCTCGTGCAGCTCGGGGCGCTCGGGCTCATCGACCCGTTCATCCTCTTCATCGGCGGCGGCCTGGCGATCCTCGCCTTCGCGCTCCACTTCGTGCTGCGCGTCGTCGCCTCGGATGCCGACCCCTTCGTCCTGCCCATCGCGACCCTCCTCACCGGACTCGGCATCGCGATGATCTACCGGATCGACATCGCCAACGGATACACGGGCTGGGCCGCGTTCTCGACGAAGCAGCTCGCCTGGACGGCCATCTCGCTGGCCGGCGCGATCGCCGTCGTCATCCTGCTGCGCAACTACCGCGTCCTCTTCCGGTACACCTACCTGTTCGGCCTCGCGGGAATCGTCCTGCTGCTGCTGCCGTTCATCCCCGGCCTCGGCGCCACGGGCGCCAACGCCGACGTCTGGGTGTCGATCGGCGGGATCTTCTCCTTCCAGCCGGGCGAGATCGCGAAGATCTGCCTCGCGATCTTCTTCGCCGGGTACCTCGTCCGCACGAGGGAGAGCCTCACCTCGGTCGGCAAGCGCTTCCTGTGGATGACATGGCCCCGGATGCGCGAGCTCGGTCCCGTCATCGTCGTCTGGCTGATCTCGCTGGGAATCATCGTCATCCAGCGCGACCTCGGCACCGGAATGCTCATCTTCGGTCTGTTCATCGCGATGCTCTACGTCGCCACCGGCAAGACGAGCTGGGTGCTCATCGGACTGGCGATGGTCGCCGTCGGCGTCTTCGCCGCCACCCAGGTGCTCGCCTACGTCCGCGGCCGCTTCACCAACTGGCTGTTCGCGTTCGACTTCGACGTCGTCGACCCGCTGGATGCCGGTCACCAGCTCGTGCAGGGCATCTTCGGCCTCGCCCACGGCGGGCTGATCGGCACCGGTCTCGGCCAGGGACGCCCGCAGATCACCCCGCTCGCGCAGAGCGACTACATCATCCCCAGCCTCGGCGAGGAGCTCGGCCTCATCGGCCTGTTCGCGATTCTCTGCCTGTACATGGTCTTCGTCAGCCGCGGCATCCGGATCGGCATCACCGGGCAGGATGACTTCGGCAAGCTCCTCGCGACAGGGCTGTCCTTCACGATCGCCCTGCAGGTGTTCATCATGGTCGGCGGTGTGACGCGGGTGATCCCGCTCACCGGCCTCACCACGCCCTTCCTCGCCGCCGGCGGCTCCTCCCTCGTGGCGAACTGGCTGATCGTCGCGCTGCTGCTGCGCATATCCGACGGCGTCCGCCGTCAGCCGAGGGTGGTGATCGGCTGA